TGACTGAATATCTGTTCCGTAGCGCACAGCAGGGTGATGTGGCGTACGGTATCCAGGCCGAGAACAACCAGAAGCTGTTTGAGCTGGGTGACTTCAGACCACTGGCGAAAATAGACACTGTTGGCCAGTTTTATAATGCGTGCGGTAATGACGGGGTCCTGACGGATGGTGTCCGCCAGCGTGGCAAAGTCAATATCCGGTTGCTCGAACTGGCGGATGACTTTAAGGAGAATGTGCGGAATGGTCAGGGTGCAACTGCCGCTTTCTGGGGGATGCGGTTGACAATCATTCATATTGTTTTCTCGGTGTAGGGGACAATGAGGCTTTTTTATATGTCGGTACACGCTTTTTATGAGTTTAGGATTTATTTGATTTTTTTATAGAAAAAATATTTTTGATCGGCATATCCAGTAAGAGTAGGCCTTCAGGCTCCTGGGTCCTGTTTTAATCGCGCCAACTGGTCATGGGCTTTGGGTCTGTTCAGCAGGCGCTCTCATTCTTCTCATTGAGAATGTTTCCTAATAAGTCGATAACATCTGTGGTTAATCTTAAGTCGTTTATGTTTTTTTTGCACCTTATTTTAATGTTTTTGCCTGTGGTGAGCGCAGAGATGAATGTTTCAGAAACGGACGATTTGTCATAACCCTTAGAATTGAAGACGGGATCTTTTTTCATATGAAGAGTAATTGTTTGAAATTAATGCTGATTAGTTTGGCATCCAGTTTGGTTTTTCTGGGTGCCGGTTGCGAACAATCGATTGAGCCTCAGGCGGCAAAAGCCTCTCCCGGTTTTCGCGTTCGCTCTGATTTCAGCGCACCGTTAAATGCGGATTACGGCTGGGCGGGAACACTGAATGAGAATGTGACCGTTGATGCTGATCAGCCGTTCCGTCTCCGTTTCGAAGTGGAGCGGTCCGCGCAGACGGCCAACGCGCAGCACTACCGGCTTGAGTCTCGACGCAACAACGGCGCGTGGCTGCCCATCGAGGCACACGATTTTCCCCACCCGCAACGCGAAATTGATCTGGATTCTACACACCTGAAAAAGGGCTGTACCGTTGTCAAAGGCGTCCCCTCAAACATGGTGGTGATCGACGAGGCGCCGCACAATGTTCTGCGGGTAAAAACAGACCAAAAATCATTTTTGGGCCTTTTTGCCGCACCCTGGGACGTGACGGAAATGGCCGTTCAATTCCGTTTACCTGCGGAAAATCACCACGAAATCGCGTTTGTTGTGGGGGCTGTGGATCAAGAGAACTCTTGTCTGGTCACGTTTAATCCCAACGCTGAAACCCTCAGGATCAGCCACGTTGTCGATGGCCTTGAAGAAACCCTTGGTGAGGCCCATGTTGTCATCCCAGCCGGTGAGTGGTTGTCGGTTGAAATTGAGATGACACCTGCGGCCATGGAGGTCAATTTTCGAGACGATATGGTGAAAATAGAGACCGAACTTCGCGGCAGCGTCCCGTTGTGTGGTCTCGGAGTTCAGGTGCCGGAAAACGCTCTGGTTGATTTACGCCGTGTCGCGTTGGCGGGTGAAGCAAAAACCCCGCGCGTCAGCATCGTCTCCTGTCCGAGTTACCAGCACGGGGCATCGACGGACGACCTGTTGACCGGTTCATCACGTCCTTTTCAGTCGGGAGCGGGAATCAGCCTTGGCGAGATTTCGCCGCAATGGGATGGCGTGGACGCTCACAGCGAATGGGAATGGCCGCTGGTCATTCGCCGCTATGCCGATGGCGCCGTAACCAATAACAAGGATGATCTCTTTGAGTTCCGACTGGTGGATACGGATGGGCGTGTTCAGAACCTCAGCCACAATCCTGTGTTGCGCCTTGCCGTCCCGCCCGGCCATGTCGGTGGAACCTTCGTGGAAAATCCGGGCCGCATCGGCCCCTGGCAGGCCACCAATGGTGATCTCTATTTCATGATGGAACCGGCGGAGACGGATAATGTCTTTATGATGATGAAGTCGACGGATGACGGGCGTAGCTGGCAGGAAGTTGATGGGAACCATCGCCCGCAAACCGATGATCTTGAATCCGTCGATTCACGGCTGGTCGGCGATACCATCCACATTCTTCACCAGGTCACCCGATCCGCACGTTACCATGCCTTCCGAACTTCGGATCATCCCACCCAGCCGGACACCTGGGCGATCAGCGATGAGGTGGCCGGTTCCGCCAGGGCGATTGCCCAGACCGCATCAATGGTTGTCCGTAGCGATGGTACGGTTGTCGCTTTTTATCTCGGGCAGGAAAAAATCCATTTCAGCGTCCGTTCCACCTCCGGCACCTGGGGTCCGATGCGGAGCATTGATGCCGGACGCCAGCCCAACCAGGCCGGTCCGCAAGCCGTGCTTGGCAACAACGAGGTCATCCATCTTGCCTACTATGGTACCGATGGCACCATCTGGTATCGACGTTTGTTAGCCAATGGCACTTTGACGCCGAGGCAGGCTATTGCCACAGGTGCCGGAACGTCTCGTGCCGAATACGGTGCCGTGTTGCCGCTTGTGTACAACAGCAGCAAAGACGAGGTCGTCATCCTCTATCGTCTGGCCGACGGTAAACTTTGGGAAAGGCGGGTGGTTAACAATGGACCACCTTCGCGCGCAAAGATGGTTACCGACATGAAGGTGGTCACCGATGCCGTCGATTCTCAGCAGGCCGGAGCCGACGCCGTGCTCAATGGTGATAGCGTGCAGGTGCTTTTCATCGATACGGTGACGCGCAGTATTTTGTGCACCCATGACAGCCAGGGCTGGCAACCGCCCACCATCCAGGTTGACAACATCCTCGGATCCTGGGTGCGGGGCAATGTCTACACCCGTAAAGACGGGGTGACCGTTTACGGCTATGTTTATGACGCCGGTTCGGATGGTGGTGCCGGGATGAATCGATTTGGAGAGCTTGTCCTGAAAGACAAGACCGGGGATTAGAAAAAGAAAAAGGGGCTACGCTCGGTAAACGTAACCCCTTGAATTTCTATGGTGTAGTCATTTTTTTAGTGCTGCTTGTCCGCTGTTGTTTCATGGTCTGCCCCATTGTGTCTCCAATTGTCCCATGGGGCAAAGCAATCTTTTCTTGTATTTTACACAAAAGAGAGCGGTTGCGTCAGGGGGCGTTCTCAATCAGCTTTCATGGCACTGTCTTGGGCCTTTTCCGCGTCAACAGCGTTACATGTCGTTGCCATAGAATAACTATGGCGTCTCCATGTGCCTTGTTGACACGAAAAATCCCTCAAAGTATTTCTCATTCTTCTAATTGACAACGCCCCCTATGTTGATTGGCTGCTCGGAAGAAATCAAGCCCTTTGCCCGCTTGAAAAAGAACTTGGAAAGACTGAATGAATAGCACTGTTGACTACTATAATCAAAATGCCGAAAAGTTTTACCAGACAACCGTTGATGCCGATATGTCGGATGTGCAGGACAGGTTTCTTCAATACCTGCCGCAAGGAGCATTGATTCTCGATGCCGGTTGCGGATCCGGCCGGGACAGCCTGGCGTTTCTGAAAAAAGGGTTCAGGGTCGAAGCGTTTGATGCTGCCGGGAACATGGTAGAAAAAGCATCTCAACTGACCGCCTTGAATGTCCGCCTGCAGCGTTTTGAGGACGTCAGCGAGCAGGAAAAGTTTGATGGCATCTGGGCCTGTGCCTCGTTACTTCATCTCCCCATGCCGGATCTCGTCACTGCCCTGCGAAAGTTGCTGGCGGCCCTGAAAAAAGACGGCTATATCTACCTCTCATTTAAACAGGGCAATGGTGAAAGGCAAAAAGACGGACGTCATTTCACCGACCTTGATGAAGATGCCCTGCAAGAATTGATCAGGGGCCACAAAGGCCTTGTGTTTCAGGATATCTGGATCACAAAAGATGCCAGGAAGGATCAGGAGGATCTCTGGTTAAACGCAATTCTGCACAAGGAGAAATAACAGTCGAGTTTCTCGCTCCAAACGACTTGCGTGAGGAGCTTATAGAAATAGCCGAAATTCTTTTACTGTTTCCCTGATCGGAGCTATCCGGAAGGCCTCTCAGTACCACGTTTCATGATTTCGATATAGCCCAGATAACTGAACAGGCGGTTGCGTTTCTGAGCTGTAAGCTCTTTTACGATTCCGATCTGTTCAAGGTGACCAAGTGCCTTATTCA
This region of uncultured Desulfuromonas sp. genomic DNA includes:
- a CDS encoding class I SAM-dependent methyltransferase → MNSTVDYYNQNAEKFYQTTVDADMSDVQDRFLQYLPQGALILDAGCGSGRDSLAFLKKGFRVEAFDAAGNMVEKASQLTALNVRLQRFEDVSEQEKFDGIWACASLLHLPMPDLVTALRKLLAALKKDGYIYLSFKQGNGERQKDGRHFTDLDEDALQELIRGHKGLVFQDIWITKDARKDQEDLWLNAILHKEK